The Pirellulales bacterium genome includes a window with the following:
- a CDS encoding DUF4147 domain-containing protein: MWQAGLAAVRSERLMRDAVALDGSLLTVGDDVIDLTRIERIAVVGAGKAGAGMAAELEAILGPELLAAKRVQGWINVPADCVRPLAAIHLHAARPAGVNEPTAEGVSGAERILELVAGLGPHDLCLCLISGGASALLPAPASGITLADKLALTRHLSGAGANIAELNIVRKQLSRIKGGRLAAACRAGQCVNLVISDVLGDPLDLIGSGPTVPDRSTPADALAILEHYRAHEAGIGAPVFELLRSAQGRPAPRVTARVANHLIGNNARAVDAAGVEAVRRGYAYLLEAATTLEGEADDIGRALARRALVMRAGPGPDCLISGGEPVVKLAPVSERGRGGRNQQLVLAALVDLLAASPGARHAIEGIALLSGGTDGEDGPTDAAGAWLDESLPDAIRNRGLDPREHLRRNDAYPFFDQTGHLLKTGPTHTNVCDLRVVLVDRRAN; encoded by the coding sequence ATCTGGCAAGCCGGTCTTGCGGCGGTTCGTTCCGAGCGCCTGATGCGCGACGCCGTGGCGCTCGACGGTTCGCTGTTGACCGTGGGCGACGACGTGATCGACTTGACGCGCATCGAGCGCATCGCAGTGGTCGGCGCGGGCAAGGCGGGCGCCGGCATGGCAGCCGAACTCGAAGCGATCCTCGGACCGGAACTCCTGGCGGCCAAACGGGTCCAAGGCTGGATCAACGTGCCGGCCGATTGCGTGCGGCCGCTCGCGGCGATTCATTTGCATGCGGCCCGTCCGGCCGGGGTGAACGAACCGACCGCCGAGGGCGTATCCGGCGCCGAGCGGATTCTCGAGCTGGTTGCCGGCCTCGGGCCGCACGACCTGTGCCTGTGCCTGATCTCCGGTGGCGCGTCGGCGCTGTTGCCCGCCCCGGCATCCGGCATCACGCTGGCCGACAAGCTGGCGCTCACGCGACATCTCAGCGGCGCCGGTGCGAACATCGCCGAGCTGAACATCGTTCGCAAGCAACTCAGCCGTATCAAAGGGGGCCGGCTGGCGGCCGCCTGCCGGGCCGGGCAATGCGTGAATCTGGTGATTTCGGACGTCTTGGGCGACCCGCTCGACTTGATCGGCTCGGGACCGACGGTGCCCGACCGTTCGACGCCGGCCGACGCCCTGGCGATTCTGGAACATTATCGAGCCCACGAAGCTGGGATCGGCGCCCCGGTCTTTGAGCTGCTGCGTTCGGCGCAAGGGCGACCTGCGCCGCGCGTCACGGCGCGGGTGGCCAACCACCTGATCGGCAACAATGCCCGGGCTGTCGACGCGGCCGGTGTCGAAGCGGTCCGTCGCGGCTATGCCTATCTGCTCGAGGCCGCAACCACGCTCGAGGGCGAGGCCGACGACATCGGGCGCGCGCTGGCGCGGCGGGCCTTAGTGATGCGCGCGGGCCCCGGGCCCGACTGTCTCATCAGCGGCGGCGAGCCGGTCGTCAAGCTGGCCCCAGTCTCCGAGCGCGGCCGCGGCGGCCGCAATCAGCAACTGGTGCTGGCCGCGCTCGTCGATCTGCTCGCAGCTTCGCCCGGTGCCAGGCACGCCATCGAAGGCATCGCACTCCTCTCCGGCGGCACCGACGGCGAAGATGGCCCGACCGACGCCGCCGGGGCATGGCTCGACGAGTCGTTGCCCGACGCGATCCGAAACCGCGGGCTCGACCCGCGCGAACACTTGCGGCGCAACGATGCGTACCCGTTCTTCGACCAGACGGGCCATCTGCTCAAGACCGGGCCCACGCACACGAACGTGTGCGATTTGCGCGTCGTATTGGTCGACCGCCGGGCCAATTAG
- a CDS encoding ABC transporter permease, with protein sequence MESLPTEPGEAQPRAAARWWRWSPRDIAPLASLAVLMVFFLLATDNFLSQATLVQVLRQGAVLGIVAVGLTYVLLCGEIDLSVGMVALWAASFCGWLFARWITGPGHAETASGVARVLLLPLVSCLAFGLATGLLTVWARLPSFIISLAMMNVAAGMSRWLTESETFRVPTVLGQLGNEGIPLSDVRELPYSALLAVGVFVVGHVVLQHTRFGRYVYMTGGNREAARLAGVQTSTIVVACLAISSVTAGLGGLLNAGRLGSVSQDQNADLLLDAVACVVLGGTSLFGGEGSMLKTAIGVITFSVLEVGLNQVQWIEDLARPMLLGTVLLVALVVNGLLAKRE encoded by the coding sequence ATGGAATCCCTCCCCACTGAGCCTGGTGAAGCACAGCCGCGAGCCGCGGCGCGCTGGTGGCGGTGGTCGCCGCGCGACATTGCGCCGCTGGCCAGCCTGGCTGTGCTGATGGTGTTTTTCCTGCTGGCGACCGACAACTTCCTGAGTCAGGCGACGCTGGTGCAGGTGCTGCGCCAGGGGGCCGTGCTGGGGATCGTCGCCGTGGGGCTGACCTATGTCTTGCTCTGCGGCGAGATCGACCTGTCGGTCGGCATGGTCGCGCTCTGGGCCGCGAGCTTTTGCGGTTGGCTGTTTGCCCGCTGGATCACCGGACCCGGGCACGCTGAAACCGCATCGGGCGTGGCACGCGTGCTCCTGCTGCCGTTGGTTTCGTGCCTGGCGTTCGGATTGGCGACCGGCCTGCTCACCGTTTGGGCCCGGCTGCCGAGCTTCATCATCTCGCTGGCCATGATGAACGTGGCGGCCGGCATGTCGCGCTGGCTGACCGAAAGCGAGACATTTCGTGTGCCCACGGTCCTGGGACAACTGGGCAACGAAGGGATTCCGTTGTCGGACGTTCGCGAGCTGCCGTACAGCGCGTTGCTCGCCGTCGGCGTGTTCGTGGTGGGCCACGTCGTGCTCCAGCACACGCGCTTCGGTCGCTACGTGTACATGACCGGCGGCAATCGCGAGGCCGCACGACTGGCCGGCGTGCAGACCAGCACAATCGTCGTCGCCTGCCTGGCGATCAGCTCGGTCACGGCGGGGCTCGGCGGGCTGTTGAATGCCGGCCGGTTGGGCAGCGTCAGCCAGGACCAGAATGCCGACCTGCTGCTCGACGCCGTGGCCTGCGTTGTACTCGGCGGCACGAGCCTCTTTGGCGGCGAAGGCAGCATGCTCAAAACGGCGATCGGCGTGATCACTTTTTCGGTCCTCGAAGTTGGCCTCAACCAGGTGCAGTGGATCGAGGATCTGGCTCGCCCGATGCTCCTGGGCACGGTGTTGCTCGTGGCACTGGTCGTCAACGGGCTGTTGGCCAAACGGGAATAG
- a CDS encoding sugar ABC transporter ATP-binding protein, protein MSPVTAPAPLLACRGIGKRFGGETALAGVDLDLHAGEVHGLVGSNGAGKSTLMKILAGALPDHEGTIELSGAPLRLTGPQDALAHGIAMVYQELSGIGQLSVAENLFLGRQPTAFGGRIDWRGMRRRAREYLAELEIQIDVDQRLDRCPLVVRQMVEIARGLHSGARVLILDEPTSALSPPETRRLFDLVGRLRQRGVAMVFISHFIEDVLEICDRVTILRDGRRIETTPAAQLDKHYVIHTMLGHRLDTAEVGYETATRLPPRTPAPPALAARAVARQGSFAPVSLEVAPGECLGLYGFVGAGHQELAQTLAGGLEPDAGTIEVDGRPLAPGRPDRAIARGVVLVGADRSKTLFHRAEIYKNVTLAHLRAAVGNWLWRRREEQVTAPLLARVGCRPALPRLAVGNLSGGNQQKVVLAKWLLGPVRVLVLDEPTRGMDVGAKDEIMRLVGQLKASGTGVVLASIEPELLLAQADRICVFRRGQLTHEFVDATVDKATLMRHA, encoded by the coding sequence ATGTCGCCCGTCACTGCACCAGCTCCGTTGTTAGCGTGCCGCGGTATCGGCAAGCGTTTCGGGGGCGAAACGGCGCTCGCCGGCGTCGATCTCGATTTGCATGCCGGCGAGGTCCACGGTCTGGTCGGCAGCAACGGCGCCGGCAAGAGCACGCTGATGAAGATCCTGGCCGGTGCCCTGCCTGACCACGAAGGCACGATCGAGCTGTCCGGGGCGCCCCTGCGGTTGACCGGCCCCCAGGACGCGCTGGCCCACGGCATCGCGATGGTCTACCAGGAGCTGTCCGGCATCGGTCAGCTCTCCGTGGCCGAGAATCTCTTCCTGGGCCGGCAGCCCACGGCCTTCGGCGGGCGCATCGATTGGCGCGGCATGCGCCGCCGGGCTCGGGAGTATCTGGCCGAACTCGAGATTCAGATCGACGTCGACCAGCGGCTCGATCGTTGCCCGTTGGTCGTGCGGCAAATGGTCGAGATTGCCCGGGGTCTGCACAGCGGCGCGCGGGTCCTCATCCTCGACGAACCGACGAGCGCCCTGAGCCCGCCCGAGACGCGGCGGCTGTTCGACCTGGTGGGCCGGCTGCGCCAGCGGGGCGTTGCCATGGTGTTCATCAGCCACTTTATCGAAGACGTGCTGGAGATCTGCGACCGGGTCACCATCTTGCGCGACGGCCGCCGCATCGAGACGACGCCCGCTGCGCAGTTGGACAAGCACTATGTGATCCACACCATGCTCGGCCACCGGCTCGATACGGCCGAGGTAGGCTACGAGACCGCCACGCGGCTGCCACCGCGCACCCCGGCGCCACCGGCGCTGGCGGCGCGCGCGGTGGCGCGGCAGGGAAGCTTTGCCCCGGTGTCGCTCGAAGTCGCGCCGGGCGAGTGCTTAGGCTTGTACGGCTTTGTCGGCGCCGGTCACCAGGAGCTGGCCCAAACCTTGGCCGGCGGACTCGAGCCCGACGCCGGAACCATCGAGGTCGACGGCCGGCCGCTGGCCCCGGGGCGACCCGATCGAGCGATTGCCCGGGGCGTCGTCCTGGTCGGCGCCGATCGATCGAAGACGTTGTTTCATCGTGCCGAGATCTACAAGAACGTGACGCTCGCGCATTTGCGCGCGGCCGTGGGCAATTGGCTGTGGCGGCGGCGCGAAGAGCAAGTCACCGCGCCGCTCTTGGCGCGCGTCGGTTGCCGGCCGGCGCTGCCGCGCTTGGCCGTCGGCAACCTGTCGGGCGGCAATCAACAAAAGGTCGTGCTGGCCAAATGGCTGCTGGGTCCGGTGCGCGTGCTGGTGCTCGACGAGCCCACCCGCGGCATGGACGTCGGCGCCAAGGACGAGATTATGCGCCTGGTCGGTCAGCTCAAGGCCTCGGGCACCGGCGTGGTGCTGGCCTCGATCGAGCCCGAGCTGCTGTTGGCCCAGGCCGATCGGATTTGCGTTTTTCGGCGGGGGCAATTGACCCACGAGTTTGTCGACGCGACGGTCGACAAGGCCACGCTGATGCGCCACGCTTGA
- a CDS encoding sugar ABC transporter substrate-binding protein, with product MESPSRTDRRTLLQALTTGAGMGLGAVLAGCSGSSPQTSADSAPAAGGRRLRAAFSNAGLQSTWCKLGRDTAELWGQLLGVDVEWFDGEFDSQKQREKIDLIVDQDWDFCAFQAVQIDSLADPVRKLKKRNIPVISMDTMLVDRAAMRETGVWLQVMPDQVFMGESSTRYLMEKIGGRGRVIHIGGKDAHSGARGRNQGFLNVVAKYPEVEVMGGGVRWCDWEKQKARNAFEALLNQSNEPIAGAFFHSDDMALACVGAVQGTPHEHMVITAVDGQKEGLQAVRDGILAATTVNPVCLIHMTALVAGQFIVRNAEAADTVPLEIITPGPLVSRESGNLEAMFFLADPRHCLV from the coding sequence GTGGAATCACCGTCGCGGACCGATCGTCGCACGTTGCTGCAAGCCTTGACCACCGGCGCCGGCATGGGCCTGGGCGCCGTGCTGGCCGGTTGCAGCGGCTCGAGCCCTCAAACCAGCGCCGACAGCGCGCCGGCCGCGGGCGGGCGCCGGCTGCGGGCCGCGTTTAGCAACGCCGGGCTGCAGAGCACCTGGTGCAAGCTGGGACGCGACACGGCCGAGCTGTGGGGTCAGCTCTTGGGCGTCGATGTCGAGTGGTTCGACGGTGAATTCGATTCGCAAAAGCAGCGCGAAAAGATCGACCTGATCGTCGATCAAGATTGGGACTTCTGCGCCTTTCAGGCCGTGCAGATCGATTCGCTCGCCGACCCCGTGCGCAAACTCAAAAAGCGCAACATCCCGGTGATCTCGATGGACACGATGCTCGTCGACCGCGCAGCGATGCGTGAGACGGGCGTCTGGCTGCAGGTGATGCCCGACCAGGTGTTCATGGGCGAAAGCAGCACGCGCTATTTGATGGAGAAGATCGGCGGCCGCGGCCGGGTGATCCATATCGGCGGCAAGGACGCCCACAGCGGGGCTCGCGGGCGCAACCAGGGTTTCCTGAACGTCGTGGCCAAGTATCCCGAGGTCGAAGTCATGGGCGGGGGCGTGCGTTGGTGCGATTGGGAAAAACAAAAGGCGCGCAACGCGTTCGAGGCCCTGTTGAACCAATCGAACGAGCCGATTGCGGGGGCGTTCTTCCACAGCGACGACATGGCCCTGGCCTGTGTCGGCGCGGTCCAGGGAACCCCGCACGAACACATGGTCATCACGGCCGTCGACGGTCAGAAAGAAGGTCTCCAGGCTGTGCGCGACGGCATATTGGCCGCCACGACGGTCAATCCCGTCTGCTTGATTCATATGACGGCCCTCGTGGCCGGGCAGTTCATCGTCCGCAACGCCGAGGCGGCCGACACGGTGCCGCTGGAGATCATCACGCCGGGCCCCTTGGTCTCGCGTGAAAGCGGCAATCTCGAGGCCATGTTCTTCCTCGCCGACCCGCGCCACTGTCTCGTCTAG
- a CDS encoding PSD1 and planctomycete cytochrome C domain-containing protein, translating into MQRRVLTLVWGWVVALGVAPLAAAEPSAAVDYTRQIRAILSNNCFFCHGPDEAERKAGLRLDRRDAALAPGESGSAPIVPGKPDESELVARIESADDELRMPPPATGKTLSAEQKRLLREWIAQGAEYREHWAFVAPQRPEPPAVQNASWPRNEIDRFVLARLEAGALAPAAEADRATLVRRLTLDLTGLPPTPEEVDRFVADERPDAYEQLVARLLESPHYGERMALEWLDAARFADTHGYHIDSGRDMTRWREWVIEAFNTNLPFDRFTIDQLAGDLVPNATLEQQVASGFNRNHMINFEGGAIPDEYHNAYIVDRVNTTGAVWLGLSVGCGQCHDHKYDPISQREFYQLYAFFHQVKEKGLDGNFGNAQPLVRVPTPEQHDELERIDQELAAIDRQFDDAWAEVDAAQAAWETAFAAGAVAWQVLTPTRARAESGANLALQDDQSLLATGENPATEVYELVVPAPQQPLTAIRLEALTDPSLVDGGPGRSANANFVLSEFQLETAPAGAADAAPQAVALAAAEADYSQQDYDIALAIDGKLETGWAVDGGTKHENRTAYFYPTAPLVPGADTELRIRLRFASVFGQHAIGRLRLAMTSAVQPRASQRPPDAVVATLAKPIDQRTPEQAAQLRRWYRQHVSPEGQALDARRNELRELRKQTEKRVRTAMVMNDDQPRDTFILMRGQYDKPGEKVSPGVPAALPPLPAGAPANRLGLAQWLVDPSHPLVARVIVNRYWQMYFGTGLVKTSEDFGSQGELPSHPELLDWLATEFIRSGWDVKHMQRLIVQSATYRQSSRVAPDAHRTDPENRLLARASRLRLPAEFIRDQALAASGLLDPRIGGASVSPYQPAGLWEELASREDGKNWTAQEYTQSHGSDLYRRTMYTFWKRTSPPPTLATFDAPDRETCTVRRARTNTPLQALILMNDPTYVEASRKLAERLLTEAGPGVDDRLALAFRLATARRPDERELAVLRRVLDEQLVAYRSRPEAAEELLHVGESAAAPVDPVELAAWSVVCSMILNLDETVTRG; encoded by the coding sequence ATGCAACGACGCGTGTTGACGCTGGTTTGGGGATGGGTCGTCGCGCTGGGGGTCGCGCCCTTGGCGGCGGCCGAGCCGTCGGCTGCGGTCGATTACACCCGGCAGATCCGGGCCATCCTGTCGAACAACTGCTTCTTCTGCCACGGCCCCGATGAAGCCGAGCGCAAGGCCGGGTTGCGGCTCGACCGGCGCGACGCGGCGCTGGCCCCGGGCGAGTCGGGCAGCGCGCCGATCGTGCCGGGCAAGCCCGACGAAAGCGAGCTGGTCGCGCGGATCGAATCGGCCGACGACGAACTGCGCATGCCGCCGCCGGCGACCGGCAAGACGCTCTCCGCCGAGCAGAAGCGGCTGTTGCGGGAATGGATTGCCCAAGGCGCCGAATACCGCGAGCACTGGGCCTTCGTCGCGCCCCAACGTCCCGAGCCGCCGGCCGTGCAAAACGCCTCGTGGCCGCGCAACGAAATCGATCGCTTCGTCCTGGCCCGGCTCGAAGCCGGGGCCCTGGCGCCTGCGGCCGAGGCCGATCGCGCGACGCTCGTGCGCCGGCTCACGCTCGACCTGACCGGCTTGCCGCCCACTCCCGAGGAAGTCGACCGGTTCGTCGCCGACGAGCGGCCCGACGCCTACGAACAGCTCGTCGCGCGGCTGCTCGAGTCGCCGCACTACGGCGAACGCATGGCGCTCGAATGGCTCGATGCCGCGCGGTTCGCCGATACGCACGGCTACCACATCGACTCGGGCCGCGACATGACCCGATGGCGCGAATGGGTGATCGAGGCCTTCAACACCAACCTGCCGTTCGATCGCTTCACGATCGACCAGTTGGCCGGCGACCTGGTGCCTAACGCCACGCTTGAACAGCAAGTCGCCAGCGGGTTCAACCGCAACCACATGATCAACTTCGAAGGGGGCGCGATTCCCGACGAGTATCACAACGCCTATATCGTCGATCGCGTCAACACGACGGGGGCCGTGTGGCTGGGCTTGTCGGTCGGCTGCGGGCAGTGCCACGACCACAAGTACGATCCCATCTCGCAGCGCGAGTTCTATCAGCTCTACGCGTTTTTCCACCAGGTCAAAGAAAAGGGGCTCGACGGCAATTTTGGCAATGCCCAGCCGCTGGTGCGGGTGCCCACGCCCGAGCAACACGACGAACTCGAACGGATTGACCAGGAACTTGCGGCAATCGACCGGCAGTTCGACGATGCCTGGGCCGAAGTCGATGCGGCCCAAGCCGCTTGGGAAACCGCCTTCGCGGCCGGCGCTGTCGCATGGCAGGTGCTCACGCCCACGAGGGCCCGAGCCGAAAGCGGGGCAAACCTGGCGTTGCAAGACGATCAATCGCTGTTGGCCACCGGCGAAAACCCGGCCACGGAAGTCTATGAGTTAGTCGTGCCTGCCCCGCAGCAACCGCTCACGGCCATCCGGCTCGAGGCGCTGACCGATCCCAGCCTGGTCGATGGTGGTCCGGGCCGTTCGGCCAACGCCAACTTCGTGCTCAGCGAATTCCAGCTCGAGACGGCACCGGCCGGCGCAGCAGATGCGGCGCCCCAAGCCGTGGCGCTGGCGGCGGCCGAGGCCGACTACTCGCAGCAGGACTACGACATCGCATTGGCGATCGACGGCAAACTCGAGACGGGCTGGGCCGTCGACGGCGGGACGAAGCACGAAAACCGCACGGCTTACTTCTACCCGACGGCGCCCTTGGTGCCCGGCGCGGACACCGAGCTGCGCATTCGACTGCGGTTCGCCTCGGTGTTTGGCCAGCATGCGATCGGACGGCTGCGGCTGGCAATGACCTCGGCCGTGCAGCCGCGCGCGAGCCAGCGCCCGCCCGACGCGGTCGTGGCGACGCTCGCCAAGCCGATCGATCAGCGCACGCCCGAGCAGGCGGCCCAACTGCGGCGCTGGTATCGCCAGCACGTCTCGCCCGAGGGTCAGGCCCTCGACGCCCGGCGCAACGAACTGCGCGAGCTGCGTAAGCAGACCGAGAAGCGGGTGCGCACGGCGATGGTGATGAACGATGATCAGCCGCGCGACACGTTTATCTTGATGCGGGGTCAATACGACAAGCCGGGCGAGAAGGTCTCGCCGGGAGTGCCCGCCGCGCTGCCGCCGCTGCCGGCCGGCGCGCCGGCGAATCGCTTGGGACTGGCCCAATGGCTGGTCGATCCGTCGCACCCGTTGGTCGCGCGGGTCATTGTGAACCGCTACTGGCAGATGTATTTCGGCACGGGCCTGGTCAAGACATCCGAAGATTTCGGCTCGCAGGGCGAACTGCCCAGCCATCCTGAGCTGCTCGATTGGCTGGCCACGGAGTTCATCCGCAGCGGCTGGGACGTGAAGCACATGCAGCGACTGATCGTGCAGAGCGCCACGTATCGCCAATCGTCGCGCGTCGCGCCCGACGCGCATCGGACCGATCCCGAGAACCGGCTGCTGGCCCGGGCCTCGCGGCTGCGGCTGCCGGCCGAGTTCATTCGCGACCAGGCCCTGGCGGCCAGCGGGCTGCTCGATCCGCGGATCGGCGGGGCGAGCGTTTCGCCCTATCAGCCGGCCGGCCTGTGGGAAGAGTTGGCCTCGCGCGAGGACGGCAAGAATTGGACCGCGCAAGAATACACGCAGAGCCACGGCAGCGACTTGTACCGGCGCACGATGTACACGTTCTGGAAGCGGACCAGCCCGCCGCCCACTTTGGCGACGTTCGACGCACCGGACCGCGAGACGTGCACAGTGCGCCGCGCACGAACGAATACGCCGCTGCAGGCACTGATCCTGATGAACGATCCGACCTACGTCGAGGCGTCGCGCAAGCTGGCCGAGCGATTGCTGACCGAAGCCGGGCCGGGCGTCGACGATCGGCTCGCGCTGGCGTTTCGCCTGGCCACGGCGCGGCGGCCCGACGAGCGCGAACTGGCCGTGCTCCGGCGCGTGCTCGACGAGCAGTTGGTCGCCTATCGCTCCCGGCCCGAAGCCGCCGAGGAATTGTTGCACGTCGGCGAATCGGCGGCCGCGCCGGTCGACCCGGTCGAGCTGGCCGCCTGGAGCGTGGTGTGCAGCATGATTTTGAACCTGGACGAAACAGTGACCCGCGGTTGA
- a CDS encoding DUF1501 domain-containing protein has protein sequence MNLPHEYAQLLTRRALFGRTAAGLVGGMGAAALAGLLDARALAATSEDTPGTHGSLPKLHHPPRAKSVIYLFMSGGPSHIDLLDYKPQLRQHHGEELPASIRMGQRITGMTSGQKSFPCVAPMFKFAQHGECGAWLSELLPHTGDVADRMAIVKSLNTEAINHDPATTFLQTGSQQPGRPSLGAWLSYGIGSENADLPAFVVMISQGSGNKTDQPIFSRLWGSGFLPSQHQGVRLRSGRDPVLYLSNPPGIAAEDRRRMLDGVGELNRMAHDAFGDPEINTRIAQYEMAYRMQTSVPELTDLSTEPAHVLEAYGINDSGVDGGFARNCLLARRMVERGVRFVQLMHRGWDQHSNLPTQIRGQASDVDRPSAALVADLAQRGLLDETLVVWGGEFGRTVYSQGSLTADNHGRDHHGRCFSMWLAGGGIKPGISYGETDDYCYNIVSDGVHVHDLNTTILHLMGIDHKRLTYRFQGRDYRLTDIHGNLVPGLLA, from the coding sequence ATGAACCTGCCGCACGAATACGCCCAATTGCTCACGCGCCGAGCACTGTTTGGCCGCACCGCCGCCGGCCTGGTGGGCGGCATGGGCGCCGCGGCCCTGGCCGGGCTGCTCGATGCCCGCGCTCTGGCCGCCACGAGCGAAGACACGCCAGGCACCCACGGCAGCTTGCCGAAATTGCATCATCCGCCGCGGGCCAAGAGCGTCATCTACCTGTTCATGTCGGGCGGGCCGTCGCACATCGATCTCTTGGACTACAAGCCGCAGTTGCGCCAGCACCACGGCGAAGAATTGCCGGCCAGCATCCGCATGGGGCAGCGGATCACCGGCATGACCTCGGGCCAGAAATCGTTTCCCTGCGTCGCGCCGATGTTCAAGTTCGCGCAGCACGGCGAATGCGGCGCCTGGCTCAGCGAGCTGCTGCCGCACACCGGTGACGTCGCCGACCGCATGGCGATCGTCAAATCGCTCAATACCGAGGCCATCAACCACGACCCGGCCACGACCTTCTTGCAGACCGGTAGCCAACAGCCGGGCCGGCCGAGCCTCGGGGCATGGCTCAGCTACGGCATCGGCAGCGAAAACGCCGATTTGCCGGCCTTCGTCGTGATGATTTCGCAAGGCAGCGGCAATAAGACCGATCAGCCGATCTTCTCGCGCTTGTGGGGCAGCGGCTTTTTGCCGTCGCAGCATCAAGGCGTGCGGCTCCGTTCGGGCCGGGACCCGGTGCTCTATCTTTCGAACCCGCCGGGCATCGCGGCCGAAGACCGCCGGCGGATGCTCGATGGCGTCGGCGAGTTGAACCGCATGGCGCACGACGCGTTCGGCGACCCGGAAATCAATACCCGGATCGCGCAATACGAGATGGCCTATCGGATGCAGACGAGCGTGCCGGAGTTGACCGACCTGTCGACCGAGCCGGCCCACGTGCTCGAGGCCTACGGCATCAACGACAGCGGCGTCGACGGGGGCTTTGCCCGCAACTGCCTGCTCGCGCGGCGCATGGTCGAACGCGGCGTGCGATTCGTGCAGCTCATGCACCGCGGTTGGGACCAACACAGCAACCTGCCCACGCAGATTCGCGGGCAGGCAAGCGATGTCGACCGGCCCAGCGCCGCGCTCGTGGCCGATCTGGCACAGCGCGGCCTGCTCGACGAGACGCTCGTCGTCTGGGGCGGCGAGTTTGGACGGACCGTCTACAGCCAAGGCTCGCTCACGGCCGACAACCACGGCCGTGACCACCACGGGCGGTGCTTCTCGATGTGGCTCGCCGGCGGCGGCATCAAGCCGGGCATCAGCTACGGCGAGACCGACGATTACTGCTACAACATCGTCAGCGACGGCGTGCACGTCCACGACCTGAACACGACGATCCTGCACCTGATGGGCATCGACCACAAGCGGCTGACCTACCGTTTTCAGGGGCGCGACTATCGTCTCACCGACATTCACGGCAACCTCGTGCCGGGACTGTTGGCTTGA
- a CDS encoding DMT family transporter — protein MSDGSPAPSAAHDAAATGHRGDLWAARACVVAAALLWSTSGLFAKARIFDDWDPATRGLYLAFWRAAFAAGVLLPAARRVRWHVLLPVMIAAFTAMNVLYLSAMARTTAANAIWLQCTAPFWVLVLGPWVWREPFDRRNLLPLAFGAAGIGLILACELQSGTSGASRQGLWFALGAGVAYAVVVLSLRALRGEHPVWLVALNHLAAALALAPFVLRDGPWPSPAQLGVLAAFGVLQMGVPYVLFARGLQHLPSQEATLIALCEPVLLPVWVWLAWGEVPAWWTLAGGALILAGLLLRYGRRG, from the coding sequence TTGAGCGACGGTTCGCCGGCCCCTAGTGCGGCGCACGACGCCGCCGCGACCGGACATCGCGGCGACCTCTGGGCCGCGCGGGCGTGCGTTGTCGCGGCTGCGCTGCTCTGGAGCACGAGCGGACTGTTCGCCAAGGCCCGGATCTTCGACGATTGGGACCCGGCGACGCGCGGACTGTACCTGGCCTTCTGGCGCGCGGCGTTTGCGGCCGGGGTGCTGCTTCCCGCCGCGCGGCGCGTGCGCTGGCATGTGCTGCTGCCGGTGATGATCGCGGCCTTCACGGCCATGAACGTGCTGTACCTTTCGGCCATGGCCCGGACGACGGCGGCCAACGCCATCTGGCTGCAGTGCACCGCACCATTTTGGGTGCTCGTGCTGGGACCGTGGGTGTGGCGCGAGCCGTTTGATCGGCGCAATCTCCTGCCGCTCGCTTTCGGCGCCGCGGGAATCGGCCTGATCCTGGCCTGCGAGCTGCAATCAGGCACCTCCGGCGCGAGCCGGCAGGGGCTCTGGTTCGCCTTGGGCGCGGGGGTGGCGTATGCCGTGGTCGTGCTCTCGCTGCGGGCCTTGCGCGGCGAGCACCCCGTGTGGCTCGTGGCGCTCAATCATCTGGCCGCGGCGCTGGCGCTGGCGCCGTTCGTGTTGCGCGACGGCCCTTGGCCATCACCGGCTCAACTGGGCGTGCTGGCGGCGTTCGGCGTGTTACAGATGGGCGTGCCGTACGTGCTCTTTGCCCGCGGACTGCAACACCTGCCCAGCCAAGAGGCGACGCTGATCGCGCTGTGCGAGCCGGTGCTGTTGCCGGTCTGGGTGTGGCTGGCTTGGGGCGAGGTGCCCGCCTGGTGGACCCTGGCCGGCGGGGCCTTGATCCTCGCGGGACTGCTGCTGCGCTATGGGCGCCGCGGATAA